One stretch of Desulforegula conservatrix Mb1Pa DNA includes these proteins:
- a CDS encoding DUF3486 family protein, which produces MPKPSSIEILPQAVKEWLDTTLVEKNFSGYQLLENELKERGYQISKSAIHRYGQNFEKRLSAVKIATDQAKAIVENSRDDSASVSEALMTLVQEKIFTVLMDFDPDPATLNLNGLAKSVAELGRASVTQKKWASEVKKKAEEAAASVVDTAKKGGLSDDTVDEIKRRILGIAS; this is translated from the coding sequence ATGCCCAAACCCAGCAGCATAGAAATTTTGCCACAGGCGGTCAAAGAGTGGCTGGACACGACTCTGGTTGAAAAGAATTTCAGCGGATATCAGCTGCTCGAAAATGAGCTTAAAGAGCGCGGATATCAGATCAGCAAGAGCGCCATCCACAGATACGGGCAGAATTTTGAAAAGAGACTGTCTGCCGTAAAGATAGCGACAGACCAGGCAAAGGCGATTGTCGAAAATTCCAGGGATGATTCCGCCTCTGTATCGGAAGCCCTGATGACGCTGGTTCAGGAAAAGATATTCACTGTGCTTATGGATTTTGACCCTGACCCGGCAACACTTAATCTTAACGGTCTCGCAAAGTCAGTCGCTGAACTTGGCCGGGCTTCGGTCACCCAAAAGAAATGGGCTTCAGAAGTCAAGAAGAAGGCAGAGGAAGCCGCAGCCAGCGTGGTTGATACAGCCAAAAAAGGCGGTCTTAGTGATGATACCGTGGACGAGATCAAACGCCGGATATTGGGGATAGCATCATGA
- a CDS encoding terminase large subunit domain-containing protein has translation MTITEIPDPLVKYQKSWAEDNSEVAIIEKSRRTGISWTEAGITTLEASAKSGMNAWYIGYNKDMAYEFILYCAWWAKLYNLAAGEIEETEEVFKDGDESKSILSFVIRFDSGWRITALSSRPANLRGKQGRVIIDEAAFHEQLGELLKAAMALLMWGGKVRIISTHNGVDNEFNEVITEVRSGKKPYSLHRVTLDEALEDGIYKRICIKLGKEWSPEAEAVWRQNLLDFYGDAADEELCCIPSKSGGTWLPISLIEARMNRDTPVLRVERTDEYTLKPEPERIADIAAWCEEELLPLISKIPKNSKTVFGEDFARNGDLTVITPLIIEQDLRRRSPFVLEIRNMPFKQQEQILFYLVDRLPGFCGGVMDARGNGQYLAEVAAQRYGVGRIVQLMLSEGWYLENMAPFKSAMEDGSIYDIPGDKDILADMRAFKIIKGVPRIQERSTDGKGQKRHGDAGIAFVLGYFASRTMDGMSDVIEVMTALPRESDRFLRGYND, from the coding sequence ATGACAATTACCGAAATCCCTGATCCGCTTGTTAAATATCAGAAGTCCTGGGCTGAGGATAATTCAGAAGTGGCCATCATAGAAAAGTCCAGACGTACAGGTATTTCATGGACAGAGGCTGGAATAACAACGCTTGAGGCATCTGCCAAGTCCGGCATGAACGCCTGGTACATCGGCTACAACAAAGACATGGCTTACGAGTTCATTCTGTACTGCGCCTGGTGGGCAAAGCTCTACAACCTCGCGGCGGGAGAAATCGAGGAAACTGAGGAAGTTTTTAAAGACGGAGATGAAAGCAAGTCCATACTTTCCTTTGTGATCCGTTTTGATTCAGGTTGGCGCATCACGGCTCTTTCATCCAGACCTGCCAACCTTAGAGGCAAGCAGGGCCGGGTTATCATAGATGAAGCAGCTTTCCACGAACAGCTCGGAGAACTTCTGAAAGCGGCAATGGCTCTTTTGATGTGGGGCGGCAAGGTTCGCATCATTTCCACACACAACGGCGTGGATAACGAATTCAACGAAGTCATTACCGAGGTCAGGTCAGGCAAAAAACCTTACAGCCTGCACAGGGTGACTCTTGATGAAGCCCTGGAAGACGGAATTTACAAAAGAATCTGCATCAAGCTTGGGAAAGAATGGAGTCCTGAAGCGGAAGCTGTCTGGCGTCAGAATCTTCTGGATTTTTATGGAGACGCGGCTGACGAGGAACTCTGCTGCATACCAAGCAAGAGCGGCGGAACATGGCTACCAATAAGCCTGATAGAGGCAAGGATGAACAGGGACACGCCAGTTCTGCGGGTAGAAAGGACTGACGAATATACCCTGAAACCTGAACCAGAGAGAATCGCTGACATTGCAGCCTGGTGCGAGGAAGAGCTTCTTCCACTGATTTCAAAAATACCAAAGAACTCAAAGACCGTCTTCGGCGAGGACTTTGCCAGAAACGGAGACCTTACAGTCATAACGCCCCTGATTATAGAGCAGGATTTGAGAAGGCGGTCTCCATTTGTTCTTGAAATAAGAAACATGCCTTTCAAACAGCAGGAGCAGATCCTTTTTTACCTTGTCGACCGCTTGCCAGGATTTTGCGGCGGAGTAATGGACGCGAGGGGCAATGGCCAGTACCTGGCAGAGGTCGCGGCCCAGAGATACGGAGTCGGCAGAATCGTCCAGCTGATGCTGTCCGAGGGCTGGTATCTGGAGAACATGGCTCCTTTCAAGTCCGCAATGGAAGACGGATCGATATACGATATTCCGGGTGACAAGGACATTCTCGCGGATATGAGGGCGTTCAAGATTATCAAGGGCGTTCCCAGAATACAGGAAAGAAGCACAGACGGAAAAGGACAGAAAAGACACGGAGACGCGGGTATTGCCTTTGTTCTTGGATATTTTGCCTCACGAACAATGGACGGAATGTCTGACGTAATTGAGGTTATGACGGCCCTTCCGCGTGAATCGGACAGGTTTTTGAGGGGGTACAATGACTGA
- a CDS encoding phage portal protein family protein yields the protein MTEGIWISPTEFLSFSDTEHERAGLLSELNGSGILGGFDPYSWLGILPDPDPVLQKTGDGIKALRALTSDDKVLSCIQNRKLGTLKKRDFAFTPGAKKGLEATPDAVRVCEALEKDLENVDLYNIMSQMLDAPYYGTAFSELIWEPNGGSLRLKEIKPRPAEWFGFDGFHRPVLRNNENEPIQFGKLVMARHFHDAVNPYGLRLLSRCFWPVAIKKGGIKFWTILCERFGIPWVIGKVNGDETARRSAVSQLTAMVQNAVAVVSNNTEVDIHTLDNKGGNIHSDLIRMCDTAIARVLHGQSITNEGGKTGTFAESKTSFDALGDFREADEHLIITFWQELAWIYTKINAPEGTLSPTFKYIDPEDYESRAKIDEAVSKTGAKFTKVYYTRNYGYKDDEIEVGSSSPEENPASVPPQKGNKGDVSKDEGASDFSTGKKGNEETDDPDQIALDEMLDGIIPEAADAHGITKALSEIINQAESFEELHTRLEEALPELMGSEGMEEVLTRAMFAADLWGRFTTSSALSQGEGTK from the coding sequence ATGACTGAAGGCATATGGATAAGCCCCACAGAGTTTCTTTCCTTTTCGGATACCGAGCATGAACGTGCCGGACTTTTAAGCGAGCTTAACGGCTCAGGCATTTTAGGCGGTTTTGATCCTTATTCATGGCTCGGCATTCTGCCTGATCCTGACCCCGTGCTTCAAAAAACTGGTGACGGGATCAAGGCCTTAAGGGCGCTTACGTCAGACGACAAGGTTCTTTCCTGTATCCAGAACCGCAAGCTTGGAACACTCAAGAAACGTGATTTTGCCTTTACGCCAGGAGCGAAAAAAGGCCTGGAGGCAACTCCCGACGCTGTCCGGGTCTGCGAGGCACTGGAAAAGGATCTTGAAAACGTAGATCTCTACAACATCATGAGTCAAATGCTGGATGCGCCTTACTACGGAACGGCTTTTAGCGAGCTTATATGGGAACCAAATGGCGGGAGTCTCAGGCTGAAAGAAATCAAACCAAGGCCTGCTGAATGGTTCGGCTTCGACGGTTTCCACAGGCCTGTGCTCCGGAATAATGAAAATGAGCCAATCCAGTTCGGCAAGCTGGTTATGGCAAGGCATTTTCATGATGCGGTCAATCCGTATGGACTAAGGCTTTTGTCCAGATGTTTCTGGCCCGTAGCGATCAAGAAAGGCGGAATCAAGTTCTGGACAATTCTTTGCGAAAGATTCGGCATCCCCTGGGTTATCGGCAAGGTGAACGGAGATGAAACAGCCAGAAGATCCGCTGTGTCACAGCTTACGGCAATGGTTCAAAATGCAGTTGCTGTGGTTTCAAACAATACAGAGGTTGATATTCATACCCTGGATAACAAGGGTGGAAACATTCACTCAGACCTGATCCGCATGTGCGACACAGCCATAGCAAGGGTTCTGCACGGCCAGTCCATAACCAATGAAGGCGGCAAGACAGGCACTTTCGCGGAATCAAAAACCAGCTTCGACGCTCTGGGCGATTTCAGGGAAGCTGATGAGCACCTGATCATAACTTTCTGGCAGGAACTGGCCTGGATTTACACAAAGATAAACGCTCCGGAAGGAACGCTGTCTCCGACTTTCAAATACATTGATCCGGAGGATTACGAGTCAAGGGCAAAGATAGATGAGGCCGTATCAAAGACAGGGGCAAAGTTCACCAAGGTCTATTACACCCGCAACTATGGCTACAAGGATGATGAAATTGAAGTCGGATCTTCTTCGCCTGAAGAAAATCCCGCATCAGTACCGCCTCAAAAGGGAAATAAGGGGGATGTTTCCAAAGATGAAGGTGCTTCCGATTTTTCGACAGGAAAAAAGGGCAATGAAGAAACAGACGATCCTGACCAGATCGCCCTTGATGAGATGCTCGACGGAATTATTCCCGAAGCTGCCGATGCCCACGGAATAACTAAAGCACTGTCAGAGATAATAAACCAGGCTGAATCGTTCGAAGAACTGCATACAAGACTGGAAGAGGCTCTTCCGGAACTGATGGGATCTGAAGGCATGGAGGAAGTCCTTACAAGGGCGATGTTTGCCGCTGACCTCTGGGGACGCTTCACCACAAGCTCCGCTCTCTCACAGGGTGAGGGTACGAAATGA